The sequence TAAGGTATACCATATCCGAAGCTAGTCCTAAAGGACTGCTTCAAGAAAACGTAGTCTATTCAACTGACAACGGCTGTAATTTCTTTCTCTAGACAGAACTAGTTTAAAGTAAGTTTGTTTATAGTATAGAAAAATACTTTTCGCCAATAGACTATTGATATCATGACCCGTTCTGCCTGTCTAATATTTAACCCTGTTGCTGGTCAAGGTAATTCCGAGCAAGAGCTAGCCACAATCAAAAGTATTCTAGAGCCAGAATTTGATTTAGATATTCAGTTCACTACCGAGGAAGTTAACGGAGGAGAGTTAGCTCACCAGGCGGTAAAAAATAAAGTTGAGGCAGTGATCGCTTCTGGGGGAGACGGCACGGTTTCGGCAGTAGCAGAAGCTTTGATCGAAACTAATATTCCTTTGGGTGCGATCGCTAGAGGAACAGCTAATGCCTTTGCTAACGCTTTAAATATTCCCGACACTATCGAAGCTGCCTGTAAAGTAATTGTTGATGGGGCAACTCGAAAAGTTGATGCTGCGCTGTGTAACGGTAGACCGATGATTTTGCTGGCAGGAATTGGGTTCGAGGCAGAAACGGTGGAACATGCCGATCGCCAAACTAAAAATCGCCTGGGAATGCTCGCTTATGTACTTTCAGGATTAAAACAGCTCAAGGACTTTAAGAAATTTGAGACAACTCTCGAAACTGATGACAAAGTAATTAAGGTTAAAGCTAATGCGATTACGATCGCTAATGCTGCACCTCCTACATCTATTTTGGCTCATGGTACGGCAGGAGTTATTTACGATGATGGCTTGCTAGATGTCACTATCATTAGTCCTGAAAATAGAGCTAGCGCGATCGCCATTTCCTATCATCTGCTTCAAAGTACCAACAACGATGAAGCAGCAGAAAGAGATGATATTGGCTACTTACGCACTAAATGGGTCAAGGTAACGACCGATCCTCCCCAAAAAGTAGTTTTAGATGGCGAGCTTATTGGCGAAACCCCGATTGAGGTTAAGTGTATCCCAAGTGGCCTAACCATATTTACCCCCATAGAACAAACCATTCAGGCAGAAGAAAAACTCGAACACCTGGCGGGAATTCAAATAGAAGAAAAGTGATTA comes from Coleofasciculaceae cyanobacterium and encodes:
- a CDS encoding YegS/Rv2252/BmrU family lipid kinase; this translates as MTRSACLIFNPVAGQGNSEQELATIKSILEPEFDLDIQFTTEEVNGGELAHQAVKNKVEAVIASGGDGTVSAVAEALIETNIPLGAIARGTANAFANALNIPDTIEAACKVIVDGATRKVDAALCNGRPMILLAGIGFEAETVEHADRQTKNRLGMLAYVLSGLKQLKDFKKFETTLETDDKVIKVKANAITIANAAPPTSILAHGTAGVIYDDGLLDVTIISPENRASAIAISYHLLQSTNNDEAAERDDIGYLRTKWVKVTTDPPQKVVLDGELIGETPIEVKCIPSGLTIFTPIEQTIQAEEKLEHLAGIQIEEK